A part of Corynebacterium lactis RW2-5 genomic DNA contains:
- a CDS encoding ABC-F family ATP-binding cassette domain-containing protein — translation MANLINCENISKSFGLKTLLDGVSLGVQDGDRIGVVGFNGGGKSTLLKILAGVEPADSGRISRANDLRMAHVTQGAELDPDATVFECVIAPLGLAEHEWAGSAKIREVLAGIGINDLGMDTRVGSLSGGERRRVNLAAALVRDLDLLILDEPTNHLDIEGVQWLADHVLSRRTALVVVTHDRWFLDTVATRTWEVHDGAVDMFDGGYNDWTFARAERARQADAAEQRRQNLARKELAWLRRGAPARTSKPRYRIEAAEALISDVPAPRDSVELMSFAKRRQGKVVVELENAELKTPDGRTLLEDATWRLAPGERIGLVGVNGSGKTTLLRALAGDYKLSGGRRVEGKTVRLGWLRQELDDLPLDMRVLEAVEDVATYIEVGKKQISASQLAERLGFSPKRQRTPIADLSGGERRRLQLTRVLMREPNFLLLDEPTNDLDIDTLQELEDLLDSWPGTLVVISHDRYLIERIADSTWALFGDGKLTNLPGGIGQYLERRAQLAASQLTGAQSAGVQRHAETEAPKLSAAESHALRKKMSALERKMSKLAQQESELHAQMAEASADISNLDTQKLADFDRRAGEVAEERTQLEMEWLELGEQLEG, via the coding sequence ATGGCGAATCTGATTAATTGCGAGAATATTTCGAAGTCCTTCGGCCTGAAGACCCTGCTGGACGGGGTCAGCCTCGGAGTCCAGGACGGCGACCGAATTGGTGTCGTCGGTTTCAACGGTGGGGGAAAGTCGACGCTGCTGAAGATACTGGCCGGCGTTGAGCCGGCTGATTCTGGTCGTATCTCGCGAGCGAACGATTTGCGGATGGCCCATGTCACGCAGGGAGCCGAACTGGATCCGGATGCGACGGTGTTCGAGTGCGTTATCGCGCCGTTGGGGCTTGCGGAGCACGAGTGGGCGGGCAGTGCGAAAATTCGCGAGGTTCTCGCGGGAATTGGTATCAACGACCTCGGAATGGACACCCGGGTGGGTAGCCTCTCCGGTGGCGAGCGCCGCCGCGTAAATCTGGCTGCAGCCCTGGTTCGCGACCTTGACCTCCTGATTCTCGATGAGCCGACTAACCACCTGGATATCGAGGGCGTGCAGTGGTTGGCTGACCACGTGCTTTCGCGTCGTACCGCGCTGGTCGTGGTTACTCACGATCGTTGGTTTTTGGACACCGTCGCGACGCGGACTTGGGAGGTCCACGATGGCGCGGTCGATATGTTCGACGGTGGCTACAACGACTGGACCTTCGCCCGCGCCGAGCGCGCTCGCCAGGCCGATGCCGCGGAGCAGCGGCGCCAGAATTTGGCCCGCAAGGAGCTGGCGTGGCTGCGTCGCGGCGCACCCGCGCGTACCTCGAAGCCGCGTTACCGTATCGAGGCCGCAGAGGCTCTGATCTCCGATGTCCCAGCCCCGCGCGATTCTGTGGAGCTGATGTCTTTTGCCAAGCGGAGGCAGGGCAAAGTTGTAGTCGAATTGGAAAATGCGGAGCTCAAAACCCCGGATGGGCGCACTCTTCTGGAGGATGCCACCTGGCGTTTGGCCCCCGGCGAGCGCATTGGTCTCGTCGGTGTTAACGGTTCCGGTAAGACGACTCTGCTCCGCGCCCTGGCCGGCGATTACAAGCTGAGCGGCGGTCGCCGAGTAGAGGGCAAGACGGTGCGGCTGGGCTGGCTGCGTCAGGAGCTGGACGACCTGCCGCTGGATATGCGGGTTCTCGAGGCGGTAGAGGACGTCGCCACCTACATCGAGGTGGGCAAGAAGCAAATCAGCGCCTCGCAGCTAGCGGAGCGCCTGGGCTTTTCCCCGAAGCGGCAGCGCACGCCAATCGCGGATCTGTCGGGCGGTGAGCGCCGCCGCCTCCAGCTCACCCGTGTGCTGATGCGCGAGCCCAACTTTTTGCTTCTCGACGAGCCCACGAACGACCTCGATATCGATACGCTGCAGGAGCTCGAGGACCTCCTCGATAGCTGGCCGGGAACCTTGGTTGTGATTTCCCACGACCGCTACCTGATTGAAAGGATTGCCGACTCTACCTGGGCTCTCTTTGGCGATGGGAAGCTGACCAACCTGCCCGGCGGGATTGGCCAGTACCTTGAGCGTCGCGCGCAGCTGGCTGCCTCGCAGCTAACCGGTGCTCAGTCGGCAGGTGTGCAGAGGCATGCCGAGACAGAAGCGCCGAAGCTCTCGGCCGCGGAGTCGCATGCCTTGCGCAAGAAGATGAGTGCCTTGGAGCGGAAGATGTCGAAGCTGGCTCAGCAGGAAAGTGAGCTGCATGCGCAGATGGCTGAGGCGAGCGCTGATATCTCGAACCTGGATACCCAGAAGTTG
- a CDS encoding NUDIX hydrolase, with protein MDGNNRNGARGQDTSLPRDQWGRLTGRLEPYGKAALDFWPAADGWVCNCVVIRQGRVLLLQRDPEGFLGGQWDLPGGKLDPGEEPDEAARRELREEAGLEAAEVVELAHYSNPDVQGDDFRFHTVTYRAVESDDTAAVRLSDEHPNFCWATREQFDELPVVWYIRRVLADVDWGTINTHHGESD; from the coding sequence ATGGATGGCAACAACAGGAATGGAGCGAGGGGGCAGGACACCAGCCTGCCTCGCGACCAGTGGGGTCGTCTGACTGGGCGCTTGGAGCCTTACGGCAAGGCGGCGTTGGATTTTTGGCCTGCCGCCGACGGCTGGGTCTGCAACTGCGTGGTTATCCGGCAGGGGCGCGTGCTTCTCCTGCAGCGCGACCCCGAGGGCTTTCTCGGTGGACAGTGGGATTTGCCGGGCGGGAAGCTGGACCCGGGTGAGGAACCCGACGAAGCGGCGAGGCGAGAGCTGCGCGAGGAAGCGGGCCTCGAGGCGGCGGAGGTCGTCGAGCTGGCTCATTACTCCAACCCGGACGTTCAAGGTGACGACTTCCGCTTCCACACCGTGACGTACCGCGCCGTCGAATCCGATGACACCGCGGCCGTGCGGCTTAGCGACGAGCATCCGAACTTCTGCTGGGCCACCCGTGAGCAGTTCGATGAGCTGCCCGTCGTCTGGTACATCCGACGTGTGCTTGCCGACGTCGATTGGGGCACAATTAATACTCATCATGGCGAATCTGATTAA
- a CDS encoding acyltransferase family protein, with protein sequence MPRPTKHPDRYVPALDGLRTIAVTLVVLYHLGVPGFGGGLMGVAVFFTLSGYLITTNLVSTKLRHGTFRLGTFWFRRFRRLLPAVITTLVAVLFLTVAFDSGSLGTRAAQALSALFYVNNWHTIAAGNSYFDQFAGLGPLDHMWSLSIEEQFYIFWPLLLVVLFALLRGRRRIVTATLALTATSFALMWWLAAGGTDHTRIYEGTDTRAGGLLLGAALAISLVFRRHQGKTAVAGKASALVIGLVGMAGIFGLSIATTQNGIFLYQGGLALVTVCTVLVIVAALSIDGPFAKVLGAAPLRWIGERSYGIYLWHLPIIAFLPRTWLPGAAANAWVAWGTALLVCGISVLLAAISWRILEDPIRRHGIVEPIRTYWRARRHEVAPAPRQHMGAFPAACTVSMLALLLIGVPVLAGGGSYGANAGTKPGGSPAMELPKNAAAGQKATKKAPKSETMRCTTVIHVGDSTSIGLFDTGQLPEGADSGFQTYLNHGADEVVDSVFGARATAQGYEEYPSAITSVSELLAMGQDPDTCWVIATGVNDAANYAALPDYGYEQNPDEIKGNIKAMLDLLDGYKVMWNTVGTYQPGNPYYDDSNMQLFNKLLREAADDYDNVAIWDWAAEVAEYPDWFIPGDGTHFIPEGNAQRAERFAAALSNAFPENGTGNSPAAKVVSS encoded by the coding sequence ATGCCCCGCCCTACAAAGCACCCCGACCGGTACGTCCCGGCCCTCGACGGGTTGCGCACAATCGCTGTGACCCTTGTAGTCCTCTACCATCTCGGTGTTCCGGGCTTTGGCGGCGGGCTGATGGGCGTAGCCGTCTTCTTCACTCTTTCTGGATACCTCATCACCACCAACCTGGTGAGCACCAAACTGCGCCACGGGACTTTCCGTCTGGGGACCTTCTGGTTCCGCCGCTTCAGGAGGCTTTTGCCAGCTGTCATCACGACGCTAGTCGCGGTCCTCTTCCTCACCGTGGCCTTCGACTCGGGCTCGCTCGGCACGCGCGCGGCACAGGCGCTCTCCGCCCTGTTCTACGTCAACAACTGGCACACAATTGCCGCGGGCAACTCCTACTTCGACCAGTTCGCCGGGTTAGGCCCGCTGGACCACATGTGGTCGCTGTCTATTGAGGAGCAGTTCTACATCTTCTGGCCCCTTCTCCTCGTCGTGCTCTTCGCGCTGCTCCGGGGCCGCAGGCGCATCGTGACCGCGACCTTGGCACTGACGGCCACATCCTTTGCGTTGATGTGGTGGCTCGCCGCAGGCGGCACCGATCACACTCGCATCTACGAGGGCACTGACACTCGCGCCGGCGGCCTGCTCCTCGGCGCAGCGTTGGCCATTTCGCTCGTTTTCCGACGACACCAGGGCAAAACCGCGGTCGCGGGCAAGGCCTCGGCCCTGGTAATCGGGCTAGTTGGCATGGCCGGGATATTCGGGCTTTCGATTGCGACAACCCAAAACGGCATCTTTCTCTACCAGGGAGGCCTGGCGCTCGTGACCGTGTGCACGGTCCTCGTGATCGTGGCGGCTCTCAGTATCGACGGCCCCTTCGCCAAGGTTTTGGGCGCCGCCCCTCTACGCTGGATTGGCGAACGCTCCTACGGCATCTACCTGTGGCACTTACCGATTATCGCGTTTCTCCCCCGCACTTGGCTGCCCGGCGCGGCAGCAAACGCCTGGGTGGCATGGGGCACCGCCCTACTCGTGTGTGGCATATCGGTTCTCCTCGCCGCTATCAGCTGGCGCATCCTGGAAGATCCGATCCGCAGACACGGCATTGTGGAGCCAATCCGCACCTATTGGCGTGCCCGTCGGCACGAAGTCGCACCGGCGCCGCGCCAGCACATGGGCGCGTTCCCCGCGGCCTGCACCGTGTCGATGCTCGCCCTTCTGCTCATCGGTGTACCAGTTTTAGCCGGAGGCGGCTCCTACGGCGCTAACGCCGGAACGAAGCCCGGTGGATCCCCGGCCATGGAACTGCCAAAAAATGCGGCCGCGGGCCAGAAGGCGACGAAGAAGGCCCCGAAGTCCGAGACTATGCGCTGCACGACGGTCATCCACGTAGGCGACTCCACCTCGATCGGGCTCTTCGACACCGGGCAGCTGCCCGAAGGGGCCGACTCCGGATTCCAGACCTACCTCAACCACGGTGCCGACGAAGTCGTGGACAGCGTCTTTGGCGCCCGCGCCACAGCGCAGGGGTACGAGGAATACCCTTCGGCAATTACCTCGGTCAGCGAACTATTGGCCATGGGCCAGGACCCCGACACCTGCTGGGTCATCGCGACGGGAGTCAACGACGCCGCGAATTACGCCGCCCTGCCCGACTACGGGTACGAACAGAATCCGGACGAAATCAAAGGAAATATCAAGGCCATGCTCGATCTCCTAGACGGGTACAAGGTCATGTGGAACACAGTCGGCACCTACCAGCCCGGCAACCCCTACTACGACGACTCCAACATGCAGCTTTTCAACAAGCTTCTTCGTGAGGCCGCCGACGACTACGACAACGTCGCGATTTGGGACTGGGCGGCCGAAGTGGCCGAGTACCCAGACTGGTTCATCCCCGGAGACGGCACGCACTTCATCCCAGAGGGCAATGCCCAGCGGGCCGAGCGCTTCGCCGCTGCCCTATCGAACGCCTTCCCCGAAAACGGCACCGGAAATTCCCCTGCCGCGAAAGTCGTGTCCAGCTAG